The following proteins come from a genomic window of Mucinivorans hirudinis:
- a CDS encoding Thioredoxin reductase: METTKCLIIGSGPAGYTAAIYASRANLSPILYEGIQPGGQLTTTTEIENFPGYPEGITGTEMMADLRRQAERFGAMIRFGVITKADFSARPFVITVDDEHQIAAETVIISTGATAKYLGLESEEKFRGSGVSACATCDGFFYRKKVVAVVGGGDTACEEATYLAGLCKKVYMIVRKNHLRASKAMQERVFKAENIEVLFEHNTVEVLGDESGVTGVMLKRGDGHIHTINIDGFFLAIGHHPNTELFNGQIELDGQGYIKTQPGTPRTNIPGVFAAGDVQDPYYRQAITAAGSGCMAALEAERFLSH; encoded by the coding sequence ATGGAAACAACAAAATGCCTTATCATCGGTAGCGGACCTGCAGGATACACTGCCGCAATCTACGCTTCGCGTGCCAACCTCTCGCCAATCCTCTACGAGGGTATTCAACCCGGAGGACAGCTCACCACTACCACCGAGATTGAAAACTTTCCGGGTTATCCCGAGGGGATAACGGGCACGGAGATGATGGCTGACTTGAGACGTCAGGCAGAGAGATTTGGCGCGATGATCAGATTCGGAGTTATCACAAAAGCCGATTTCTCGGCAAGACCATTCGTAATTACAGTCGATGATGAGCACCAAATTGCTGCCGAAACCGTAATTATTTCAACGGGTGCGACGGCAAAATATTTGGGATTGGAGAGTGAAGAGAAATTCCGCGGTAGCGGTGTTTCAGCTTGTGCAACTTGTGACGGCTTCTTCTATCGCAAGAAGGTTGTGGCGGTTGTCGGTGGTGGCGACACGGCGTGCGAGGAGGCGACCTACCTTGCGGGGCTCTGTAAAAAGGTCTATATGATTGTTCGTAAAAACCATCTGAGAGCAAGTAAGGCAATGCAGGAGCGTGTCTTCAAAGCCGAAAATATAGAGGTATTGTTTGAACACAACACCGTTGAGGTGCTGGGCGATGAAAGCGGCGTAACGGGCGTAATGCTCAAACGGGGCGATGGTCATATCCACACAATCAACATTGACGGCTTCTTCCTTGCAATCGGGCACCATCCCAATACAGAGCTGTTTAATGGTCAGATAGAGCTCGACGGGCAGGGCTATATAAAAACTCAACCGGGCACTCCCCGCACTAATATCCCCGGCGTATTTGCGGCAGGCGATGTCCAAGACCCGTATTACCGTCAGGCAATCACGGCGGCAGGTTCGGGCTGTATGGCAGCGCTGGAGGCAGAGAGATTTTTGTCCCATTAG
- a CDS encoding Sensor histidine kinase, which yields MFKYSFGYRSKVAYIFIGSVIGVISLLYTNYLARELMRKEQFEIDLWARGIALWNYIDPRSNTEREINLSIANNVTTIPAIMTDDYLRVIEYMNVPKEIIDNPAKLRSTIEHMCNSPDRQPIKIITPEGVELTVYYDDSSLLKSIIFFPYIQLGLIGIFISFAFITFRSSKQNEQNRVWVGMAKETAHQLGTPTSSLLGWIEYLKSMDIAPEATDEMSKDIQRLMKVANRFGKIGSTTQLSRVDVLQEVSRTVDYFQTRIPKNVTLRIEKSCTGELDAMINPSLFEWVMENLLKNALDALQGKGDILVWIGVRDKWAVVDVKDTGKGMTKSMYNKIFRPGFTTKTRGWGLGLSLSRRIVVDYHNGKIFVKESEVGKGTTFRIMIKKA from the coding sequence ATGTTCAAATATTCGTTCGGCTACCGTTCCAAGGTGGCATACATATTTATCGGTTCGGTTATAGGGGTGATTTCACTCCTATATACCAACTATTTGGCGCGTGAACTGATGCGTAAGGAGCAATTCGAGATTGACCTTTGGGCACGAGGCATAGCCCTGTGGAACTATATCGACCCGAGAAGCAATACCGAGCGGGAGATAAACCTGAGCATAGCAAATAATGTGACTACGATACCGGCAATTATGACGGACGATTATTTGAGGGTTATCGAGTATATGAATGTTCCCAAGGAGATTATTGACAACCCCGCCAAGTTACGCTCCACAATCGAACATATGTGCAACAGTCCGGATAGACAACCCATAAAAATAATCACTCCCGAGGGCGTAGAGCTCACCGTATACTACGATGACTCGAGCCTTTTGAAAAGCATTATCTTCTTTCCTTACATACAGTTAGGGCTTATCGGTATCTTCATAAGTTTCGCCTTCATCACCTTCCGAAGCAGTAAACAAAATGAGCAGAACCGCGTATGGGTGGGTATGGCTAAGGAGACGGCACACCAGTTGGGCACGCCTACAAGTTCGCTGTTGGGGTGGATTGAATATCTAAAAAGTATGGATATCGCGCCCGAGGCGACCGATGAGATGAGCAAGGATATCCAACGGTTGATGAAGGTGGCAAATCGCTTCGGCAAGATAGGTTCTACAACACAGCTCTCCAGGGTGGATGTTCTGCAGGAGGTCTCTCGAACGGTAGATTACTTCCAGACCCGGATTCCAAAAAATGTAACTCTGAGAATAGAAAAATCTTGTACCGGTGAATTGGATGCGATGATTAACCCGTCACTATTCGAGTGGGTGATGGAGAATCTACTGAAAAATGCACTGGATGCCTTGCAGGGTAAGGGAGATATATTGGTGTGGATAGGGGTTCGAGATAAGTGGGCTGTGGTCGATGTCAAGGATACGGGCAAGGGGATGACCAAGTCGATGTACAATAAAATATTTCGCCCCGGATTCACAACAAAGACCCGCGGCTGGGGGCTTGGCTTGTCTCTCTCGCGAAGAATTGTGGTGGATTATCACAATGGCAAGATTTTTGTTAAGGAGTCTGAAGTGGGCAAGGGGACGACTTTCAGAATAATGATTAAAAAGGCTTAG
- a CDS encoding Septum site-determining protein MinD: MISDILKTVIHPEQDKDIVSLGMVQNFTEQDGKIRFTLQLTKAHDPMAQSIKRSAEAAIIEATGIAPTIIIAEPNVRKRLPNVPKPPKLPLQKTIAIASGKGGVGKSTVTANLAVALARLGYRVGVIDADIYGPSMPKMFGVEGYMPVTEDENSQEIIPAQSHGVKVMSIGFFIKAEDALVWRGPMATNALKQLINQTAWGELDYLLIDLPPGTGDVHLTAVGALKIDGAIVVSTPGKVALLDVVRGIGMLRSKNVNIPIIGIINNMAYFTPAELPDNKYYIFGRGELEKVAQEMRVEVLAEIPLVQSIAENGDSGKPLADGITEDVFMGLAKKISADGNENTF, from the coding sequence ATGATATCGGATATATTAAAAACAGTAATTCATCCGGAGCAGGATAAGGATATTGTTTCGTTGGGAATGGTACAGAATTTTACCGAGCAGGATGGTAAAATTCGGTTCACACTACAATTAACCAAGGCGCACGACCCTATGGCTCAATCTATCAAGCGCTCTGCAGAGGCAGCCATTATCGAGGCTACAGGCATAGCACCAACGATAATCATAGCCGAGCCTAATGTGCGAAAGAGGTTGCCGAATGTTCCAAAACCACCCAAACTCCCATTGCAGAAAACAATCGCCATAGCCAGTGGCAAAGGCGGAGTAGGCAAAAGCACGGTAACGGCAAATTTGGCGGTGGCATTGGCACGGTTGGGATATCGAGTCGGTGTGATTGATGCGGATATTTATGGACCTTCAATGCCCAAGATGTTTGGAGTTGAAGGATATATGCCTGTTACTGAGGACGAAAATTCGCAAGAAATTATACCCGCCCAGAGCCACGGAGTGAAGGTTATGTCCATCGGCTTTTTCATCAAGGCTGAGGATGCTTTGGTGTGGCGAGGTCCGATGGCGACCAACGCCCTCAAACAACTTATCAACCAAACTGCGTGGGGCGAGTTGGATTATCTGCTGATAGACTTACCGCCCGGCACAGGTGACGTACACCTTACGGCGGTGGGTGCGCTGAAAATAGACGGCGCCATTGTGGTGAGTACGCCGGGAAAGGTTGCTCTATTAGACGTTGTGCGGGGAATCGGAATGTTGCGCAGCAAGAATGTAAATATCCCTATTATCGGCATTATCAATAATATGGCATATTTCACCCCTGCCGAACTTCCTGATAATAAATACTATATTTTCGGTAGAGGTGAGTTGGAAAAAGTTGCGCAAGAGATGAGAGTAGAGGTCTTGGCGGAGATACCCCTTGTACAATCTATTGCCGAGAATGGCGATAGTGGCAAGCCTCTTGCGGACGGTATTACGGAGGATGTTTTTATGGGTCTGGCGAAAAAAATATCCGCTGACGGTAATGAAAACACCTTCTGA
- a CDS encoding putative surface protein, giving the protein MMLLIGLEMGSGRDMLGALGCIFQDALLLVVAVMSGTITMAWAVNKYVMKLSAEPASTTSKNRSHLFSFAILGAFLAGFLCGLFIKTDGGLDHLSMSALYLLMALVGFSLGSDRSALRALGSQNRKLIWLPVTTIAGSLGGVLLFSFFVDMRLADQLAIGSGFGYYSLSSVILGELRTAQIGVVALIVNVTRELLTVVFAPLLVRKFSPLALICCGGATTMDVTLPVIISNCGSRFMAMALFQGVVVDFSVPFLVTFFAELI; this is encoded by the coding sequence ATGATGTTACTCATCGGTTTGGAGATGGGTAGTGGTCGGGATATGCTTGGTGCACTTGGCTGTATCTTTCAAGATGCTCTTTTATTGGTTGTTGCCGTTATGTCGGGTACGATAACGATGGCTTGGGCTGTAAATAAGTATGTGATGAAATTGAGCGCCGAGCCTGCATCGACTACCAGCAAAAATAGAAGCCACCTATTCAGCTTTGCAATCTTAGGCGCATTCTTAGCAGGCTTCCTATGCGGGCTTTTCATCAAAACAGATGGTGGTTTAGACCACTTGTCTATGTCGGCTCTATACCTGCTTATGGCGTTGGTCGGCTTTTCTTTGGGTAGCGACCGAAGTGCTTTGCGGGCTCTAGGGAGTCAAAATCGAAAACTAATATGGTTGCCGGTGACCACAATCGCGGGTTCGCTGGGCGGTGTGTTGCTATTCTCCTTTTTTGTTGATATGCGCCTTGCCGACCAACTAGCCATCGGTTCGGGGTTTGGATACTACTCCTTGAGTTCGGTTATTCTTGGCGAACTGCGGACGGCTCAGATAGGAGTTGTTGCCCTGATTGTCAATGTCACTCGAGAGTTACTCACAGTGGTATTTGCCCCCCTATTGGTGCGAAAATTTTCTCCGCTGGCACTCATTTGTTGTGGCGGAGCGACAACGATGGATGTGACACTTCCGGTGATTATCTCTAATTGCGGGAGTAGATTTATGGCTATGGCACTTTTTCAAGGGGTTGTTGTGGATTTCTCCGTGCCTTTTTTGGTAACTTTTTTTGCCGAGTTAATATAA
- a CDS encoding putative glutamate/gamma-aminobutyrate antiporter → MVLLMELPKLVNYGMGVIFCYIIAALLFLLPATMATLQLCRIYANGHPTSVFCWVGQALGWRWGLLAQFLQWTYAALRLPSVLLFGVIAVAYAASWIEPMKWVCENKMSVIIIVLIIYWAAVLISMRGLETVTKAIKISAIVGLVVPTILLAGLVVVYFTTSVELIPERAALTNYELVTVSLQSVIFFMGIEFSSTLSPATKGYRKSLLPSGLIVLLIFCIVSFALAGVLAVDTVASPSALFTGFYTYLGYAHIPMLMPLVSIAVVGGVFAVVLSWSNAPSLGIYQAAKRGYLPPFLQKCNKRGVHTNVLLVQAGVVTFTCILFVIVPSVHFLFSLIVALAIGLYLMMYLLIFASSVATNRTTLSWVIALTGGGTTMGALVWSLRAVDGVSPLMWYLFVVIALVVLTVAPLVIYSLRKPSWRNHLSNLSMWRDGSW, encoded by the coding sequence ATGGTTCTGTTGATGGAGTTACCGAAGTTAGTTAATTACGGGATGGGTGTGATATTTTGTTACATCATTGCAGCATTGCTCTTTTTGTTGCCGGCTACTATGGCAACATTGCAATTATGTAGAATATATGCAAATGGTCATCCGACAAGCGTTTTTTGTTGGGTGGGACAGGCTTTGGGGTGGCGTTGGGGGTTGCTTGCCCAATTTCTGCAATGGACATACGCCGCTTTGAGGCTGCCCTCCGTTCTACTCTTCGGCGTTATTGCGGTAGCATATGCTGCCTCGTGGATAGAGCCTATGAAGTGGGTGTGCGAAAACAAAATGTCGGTAATAATAATTGTTTTAATCATATATTGGGCTGCGGTGCTAATTTCTATGCGGGGTTTGGAGACGGTGACCAAGGCAATAAAAATTTCAGCCATTGTTGGTCTGGTAGTGCCTACTATACTTCTTGCCGGGCTTGTGGTGGTGTACTTTACAACTTCGGTTGAGCTCATACCCGAGCGCGCCGCACTTACCAACTATGAGCTTGTTACTGTCTCGCTCCAATCGGTTATTTTCTTTATGGGTATAGAATTCAGCAGCACATTATCGCCGGCTACGAAAGGATATCGAAAATCTCTCTTGCCCAGCGGGTTGATTGTGCTGCTCATTTTCTGCATCGTCTCATTTGCGCTCGCCGGCGTGCTTGCCGTGGACACAGTAGCGAGCCCTTCGGCACTCTTCACCGGATTCTATACCTATCTTGGCTATGCTCATATACCAATGTTGATGCCCTTGGTTAGTATTGCGGTGGTGGGAGGTGTTTTTGCCGTAGTGCTAAGTTGGTCGAATGCTCCGTCGTTGGGAATCTACCAGGCTGCAAAGAGAGGATACCTCCCCCCATTTCTACAAAAATGCAATAAACGAGGGGTTCACACCAATGTTCTGCTCGTGCAGGCGGGCGTGGTCACATTCACCTGCATACTGTTTGTCATCGTACCATCGGTACACTTTTTATTTTCTCTGATTGTGGCACTTGCAATAGGTCTCTACCTGATGATGTATCTTTTGATTTTTGCCTCTTCGGTGGCGACAAATCGAACGACTCTAAGCTGGGTGATTGCATTGACGGGAGGGGGTACTACGATGGGGGCGTTGGTTTGGTCTTTGAGAGCTGTCGATGGCGTGTCCCCCTTGATGTGGTATCTATTTGTTGTGATTGCATTGGTTGTATTGACTGTGGCTCCGCTGGTGATATATTCACTGCGCAAACCATCGTGGCGTAACCACCTCTCGAACTTGTCGATGTGGAGAGATGGAAGCTGGTGA
- a CDS encoding D-3-phosphoglycerate dehydrogenase — MKIVFLDSYSVGDADLTPIKQLGDYTEYENTQPEDVVARCADADVVITNKVRIFRAQIDSLPKLRLICVAATGTNNVDSAYAVSKGILVKNVPAYSTQSVAEATFSLVLALLRGTIFYDNYVKGGSYAVSGRCFNLHYPISQISGKRWGVIGLGNIGRRVAEFATAFGADVIYYSTSGKNNSTEYTSVSLDELLEESDIVSIHSPLNEQTENLLDMYQLQKMKRSAILVNVGRGKIINEEALAKALDEGLIAGAGLDVFEYEPINEDNPLLRLKHPDRLIVAPHCAWSSAEARKELVWVIARNISENILQ, encoded by the coding sequence ATGAAAATTGTTTTTCTTGACAGCTACTCTGTTGGCGACGCCGACCTAACCCCGATTAAGCAGTTGGGTGACTATACCGAATACGAAAACACCCAACCCGAGGACGTTGTGGCGCGGTGCGCCGATGCCGATGTTGTGATAACCAACAAGGTCAGAATTTTTCGTGCCCAGATTGATTCCTTGCCCAAGCTGAGATTGATTTGCGTTGCTGCAACCGGTACAAATAATGTTGATTCTGCATATGCTGTATCGAAGGGAATTTTGGTGAAAAATGTGCCGGCATATTCTACTCAGAGTGTGGCTGAGGCTACCTTTTCGCTGGTTTTAGCACTGCTCCGCGGAACGATTTTTTATGACAATTACGTGAAAGGTGGCAGTTATGCTGTTTCGGGCAGATGTTTTAATTTGCACTATCCGATAAGCCAAATAAGTGGTAAACGTTGGGGTGTCATCGGATTGGGAAATATCGGCAGACGCGTTGCGGAGTTTGCCACAGCTTTCGGTGCAGATGTTATTTATTACTCAACAAGCGGTAAAAATAATTCTACGGAATATACATCGGTGAGTCTGGATGAACTATTGGAGGAGTCTGATATTGTCTCGATACACTCGCCGCTGAATGAACAGACTGAAAATCTGCTTGATATGTATCAGCTACAAAAGATGAAACGGTCGGCAATTTTGGTAAATGTGGGGCGTGGCAAGATTATCAACGAGGAGGCTTTGGCGAAGGCACTGGACGAAGGCTTGATTGCGGGTGCAGGGTTGGATGTGTTTGAATATGAGCCTATAAACGAGGATAATCCTTTGTTGAGGCTGAAGCATCCCGATCGATTGATAGTTGCGCCTCATTGTGCGTGGTCTTCGGCAGAGGCTCGCAAGGAGTTGGTTTGGGTGATAGCTCGTAATATTTCGGAAAATATTTTGCAGTAA
- a CDS encoding Na+/H+ antiporter NhaD type, with protein MITAIIVIFLLGYLFIALEHVIKVDKAATALLTGILVWMLYAFAAPSIVPHLYHEHFAAFLAENPSLSSESITKQVSMFLEENQIITALGEISEILFFLIGAMTIVELIDLHGGFNIITNRITTRNKRKLLWILGGITFFMSATLDNLTTAIVMTALLGKLIANFKERWLFAGIIIIAANAGGAWSPIGDVTTIMLWVRGNVTTAQLVPTLILPCIVAFALPTMIAARWLKGDVTPAPVARVSAHGNHVDYYCSVTNKERLSILILGIVCLLFVPIFKTLTHLPPFMGILLALGAMWFYTEILYGKKIGVPESRQGRIPVVLKRIDTPTVLFFLGILLAVSALQMSGILADLSQWLDTRVHNVYAINLMIGSLSSVVDNVPLVAGSIATYPLPDPSSVAAATDPAYAAAFLKDGVFWEFLAYCAGVGGSMLIIGSAAGVVVMGLERMNFVWYLKNISLIALIGYLAGAGVYIIQNLIFS; from the coding sequence ATGATAACCGCCATTATTGTAATATTCCTTTTGGGCTATCTATTTATAGCTCTTGAGCACGTGATAAAAGTGGATAAGGCTGCTACGGCACTCCTTACCGGTATTTTGGTATGGATGCTATATGCCTTTGCCGCGCCTTCGATAGTTCCGCACCTCTATCACGAACATTTTGCAGCATTTCTTGCAGAAAATCCCTCGCTATCATCCGAGTCAATCACCAAGCAGGTGTCTATGTTCTTGGAAGAGAATCAGATAATCACCGCGCTGGGCGAGATTTCAGAGATACTATTCTTTCTCATCGGAGCGATGACCATCGTCGAATTGATTGACCTCCACGGTGGATTCAATATTATAACTAACAGAATCACAACTCGTAACAAACGCAAATTGCTGTGGATATTGGGCGGCATAACTTTCTTTATGTCGGCAACTCTCGACAACCTCACCACCGCCATCGTGATGACCGCCTTACTCGGCAAACTCATTGCCAACTTCAAGGAGCGATGGCTCTTTGCGGGCATAATCATCATCGCCGCCAATGCCGGCGGTGCGTGGTCACCCATTGGGGATGTTACAACGATTATGCTTTGGGTGCGGGGTAATGTCACGACTGCTCAACTTGTTCCCACACTTATTTTGCCCTGTATCGTTGCCTTTGCACTACCTACGATGATTGCCGCACGCTGGCTCAAGGGTGATGTTACTCCCGCGCCGGTGGCGCGAGTTTCAGCTCACGGCAACCACGTGGACTACTATTGCAGTGTCACCAACAAGGAGCGATTATCTATCCTGATTCTAGGCATCGTATGTCTGTTATTTGTGCCGATATTTAAGACTCTCACGCACCTGCCACCATTTATGGGCATCCTGTTGGCATTGGGTGCGATGTGGTTCTATACGGAGATTCTATATGGCAAGAAAATAGGAGTTCCCGAATCACGGCAGGGGCGTATTCCGGTGGTTCTTAAACGAATAGATACCCCTACGGTGCTTTTCTTTTTGGGAATATTGCTTGCAGTTTCAGCATTGCAGATGAGTGGGATTCTGGCTGACCTCTCGCAGTGGTTAGACACGAGGGTGCATAATGTTTATGCTATAAACCTGATGATTGGCTCTCTGTCGTCCGTTGTGGACAATGTGCCGTTGGTGGCAGGTTCCATTGCAACATATCCCTTACCCGACCCCTCGTCGGTGGCGGCAGCTACCGACCCCGCCTATGCGGCTGCATTCTTGAAGGATGGGGTATTTTGGGAGTTTTTGGCATATTGCGCCGGAGTGGGCGGTTCTATGTTGATAATTGGTTCGGCAGCAGGGGTGGTGGTTATGGGGTTGGAGCGGATGAATTTTGTGTGGTATCTAAAAAACATCTCGCTTATCGCCCTCATAGGATACTTAGCCGGGGCGGGGGTCTATATAATTCAAAATTTGATATTTAGTTAG
- a CDS encoding Dolichol-phosphate mannosyltransferase, which yields MRRIVIIPTYNEIENIEAMVRKIFSLPYQLDMLVIDDGSPDGTADAVKRLQSEFDGLHIVERRGKLGLGTAYICGFRWALERGYGLICEMDCDFSHNPDDLVKLYDACEQGAGVAVGSRYVTGVNVVNWPIGRVIMSYYASAYVRRVLGIPVRDCTAGFVCFRGETLRTINLDDIRMKGYGFQIEMKYSAYKLGFEIKEIPIIFTDRTMGTSKMSSGIFGEAFWGVLKMKFRKIRPC from the coding sequence ATGAGACGAATTGTAATTATACCCACCTACAACGAAATCGAAAATATTGAGGCTATGGTGCGCAAGATATTTTCGCTTCCCTATCAGCTCGATATGCTGGTAATTGACGATGGTTCACCCGATGGTACAGCCGATGCTGTGAAGCGTTTGCAAAGTGAATTTGATGGGTTGCATATTGTGGAGCGTCGCGGGAAATTGGGGCTTGGAACTGCGTATATCTGCGGTTTTCGTTGGGCGTTGGAGCGTGGGTACGGCTTGATTTGTGAGATGGATTGCGACTTTTCGCACAATCCCGACGACCTTGTCAAACTCTATGATGCCTGTGAGCAGGGGGCGGGTGTGGCAGTCGGCTCGCGCTATGTCACGGGTGTTAATGTGGTGAATTGGCCTATCGGACGAGTGATAATGTCCTATTATGCATCGGCATATGTGCGTCGAGTGCTTGGAATACCGGTGAGGGATTGCACGGCGGGATTTGTGTGTTTTCGCGGTGAAACACTGCGCACAATTAATTTGGATGATATACGGATGAAGGGCTACGGATTTCAGATTGAGATGAAGTATTCGGCGTATAAACTTGGTTTCGAGATAAAGGAGATACCAATTATATTTACCGACCGTACAATGGGAACATCAAAGATGAGCAGCGGCATATTCGGCGAGGCTTTTTGGGGTGTTCTCAAAATGAAATTCCGCAAAATCCGTCCCTGTTGA
- a CDS encoding GTP pyrophosphokinase produces MPQNIPVQDQYEQLVQKLFDELMELVLPVCKNEQDAEKVRQAFYFARDAHKGVKRKSGEPYITHPLAVAKIVVGEIGLGVKSVIAALVHDVVEDTEYTVEDIEHLFGAKIASMVDGLTKLSSATATSETSEQAENFKKMLLTLSDDVRVIIIKIADRLHNMRTLGAMPAPKQMKIAGETIYLFVPLAYRLGLYAIKTELENLSLKYRFPEEYNEIAEKLNRTNAERIIFIDQFIEPIREKLRESDIDAHIYGRVKNVYSIWKKMKSKNLTFEEIYDLCAIRIIFKPTSLVPEKTQCWHIYSLITDIYKSNTERIRDWVNIPKANGYEALHCTVMSRSGIWIEVQIRSERMDAIAERGFAAHWRYKSQEQNSGSFDEVLEPWLRKLREVLNNPQEDAVEFLDNFKMNLAVDEVVVFTPKGESRTMPKGATVLDFAYNIHSKIGSCALGAKVNYKLVPLSTKIHSGDQIEIITSATVKPKVEWLEFVTTGTARNFIKKFLKSESEDAVKQGQELFEQKMKDLGITQMGRVLSKVIPEYKCANKDQFYNKLGLGQISLDGVEKILRQNAASKLVKYWTLQIAKPFKGKKRQKGAERENQEKFVVAECCHPIPGDTIIGFNEDDGTIDIHKKSCLIAVEKAAQHGNKIVDATWSQEKVESYLTIIDLRGIDRKGMVLDLMKIISEEMGVNIRTLNFTSHDGVFEGEISLYVRSDDDMKMVLEKVSKVKGVDKIHRRESTKIN; encoded by the coding sequence ATGCCACAAAATATACCTGTCCAAGACCAATACGAACAACTTGTTCAAAAACTTTTTGACGAGCTGATGGAGCTTGTGCTGCCCGTGTGCAAAAATGAGCAGGATGCAGAAAAGGTGCGTCAGGCTTTCTACTTTGCCCGCGATGCTCACAAGGGTGTAAAACGCAAGTCAGGCGAGCCATATATCACTCACCCATTGGCTGTTGCTAAAATTGTGGTTGGCGAGATAGGTCTTGGTGTCAAATCGGTAATTGCCGCATTGGTACACGATGTGGTGGAGGATACGGAGTATACCGTGGAGGATATCGAGCACCTCTTCGGCGCGAAAATTGCATCAATGGTGGACGGACTCACAAAACTGAGCAGCGCTACGGCAACATCCGAAACTTCGGAACAGGCAGAAAATTTCAAAAAAATGCTGCTCACCCTCTCGGATGATGTGCGGGTGATTATCATTAAGATAGCCGACCGCCTGCACAATATGCGTACGCTGGGAGCAATGCCCGCACCCAAGCAGATGAAGATTGCAGGCGAGACCATCTACCTCTTCGTTCCACTAGCCTATCGCCTTGGTTTATATGCCATTAAGACCGAGTTGGAGAACCTAAGCCTCAAATACCGCTTCCCTGAGGAGTACAACGAAATTGCCGAAAAACTGAACCGTACCAATGCCGAGAGGATAATTTTTATCGACCAATTTATTGAGCCCATCCGCGAGAAGTTGCGAGAGAGCGACATCGACGCCCATATTTACGGACGCGTGAAGAACGTCTATTCCATATGGAAGAAGATGAAGAGCAAGAATCTAACCTTCGAGGAGATTTACGACCTGTGTGCAATAAGGATAATCTTCAAACCGACTTCGCTCGTACCCGAAAAAACGCAGTGTTGGCATATATATTCTTTGATTACAGACATTTACAAATCCAACACTGAACGCATTCGCGACTGGGTAAACATTCCCAAGGCTAACGGTTACGAGGCGTTGCACTGCACGGTGATGAGCCGCAGCGGAATATGGATAGAGGTGCAGATCCGCTCCGAGAGGATGGATGCCATAGCAGAACGTGGGTTTGCCGCCCACTGGAGATATAAGTCTCAGGAACAAAATTCGGGCAGTTTCGATGAAGTTCTTGAGCCGTGGCTTAGGAAGTTGCGCGAGGTGTTGAACAATCCGCAGGAGGATGCTGTCGAGTTTTTGGACAATTTCAAGATGAATTTAGCTGTGGACGAGGTCGTGGTTTTCACCCCTAAGGGCGAATCGCGGACGATGCCCAAGGGGGCTACCGTGCTCGATTTTGCATACAACATCCACTCCAAGATAGGCAGCTGCGCGCTGGGGGCGAAGGTCAATTACAAGTTGGTGCCACTATCCACCAAGATTCATTCGGGCGACCAAATAGAGATTATTACCTCCGCCACGGTTAAACCCAAAGTTGAGTGGCTCGAATTTGTAACCACGGGTACGGCTCGCAACTTCATCAAAAAATTCCTCAAAAGCGAGAGTGAAGATGCCGTCAAACAAGGGCAGGAACTTTTTGAGCAAAAGATGAAAGATTTGGGTATAACCCAGATGGGGAGAGTCCTCTCTAAGGTTATTCCAGAATATAAGTGCGCCAATAAAGACCAGTTTTACAACAAATTAGGCTTGGGGCAGATTAGCTTGGATGGTGTCGAAAAGATTTTACGCCAGAATGCGGCATCGAAATTAGTTAAATATTGGACGCTGCAAATAGCCAAGCCTTTCAAGGGGAAAAAACGACAAAAGGGGGCTGAGAGAGAGAATCAGGAAAAGTTTGTGGTGGCTGAGTGCTGCCACCCAATTCCGGGCGATACAATCATTGGCTTCAATGAGGATGACGGCACCATTGATATTCACAAGAAGAGCTGTTTGATTGCCGTAGAGAAGGCAGCGCAACACGGAAACAAAATTGTTGATGCGACGTGGTCGCAAGAGAAGGTCGAATCATACCTGACTATCATAGATCTGCGGGGAATAGACCGCAAAGGTATGGTGCTCGACTTGATGAAAATCATCAGCGAGGAGATGGGGGTGAATATCCGAACGCTCAACTTCACCAGCCACGATGGGGTATTCGAGGGTGAAATCAGCCTCTATGTGCGCAGCGACGACGATATGAAGATGGTTCTGGAGAAGGTGAGCAAGGTGAAGGGTGTGGATAAAATTCACCGACGCGAAAGCACAAAGATAAATTAA